The sequence ACCAACCGCCATCAACAGCGATGGTGTAACCGCTGATATAGTCGGATGCTTTGGATGCCAAGAAGACCACTGGGCCTTTCAGATCGTCAGGTAAGCCCCAACGGCCAGCCGGGATACGGTCAAGGATCTCTTTGCTGCGCTCTTCATCTTTACGCAACTGTTGGGTGTTGTTGGTCGCCATATAACCGGGGGCAACAGCATTCACATTGATGCCGTGTTTTGCCCACTCATTGGCTAACAGGCGGGTGACACCCATCACGGCGCTTTTTGACGCGGTGTAAGATGGCACACGGATGCCACCTTGATAAGAGAGCATTGAGGCAACGTTAATGATTTTGCCGCCATGACCTTGTTTGATGAATTGCTTGGCAACCGCTTGAGACATAAAGAACACGGTTTTGATGTTAACGTTCATCACATCATCCCAATCTTTTTCGCTGAAGTTGATCGCATCTTCGCGACGGATGATACCGGCGTTATTGACCAGAATATCGATTTGACCAAATTCAGCGACAGCACGCTCTAACAGAGCGGGGATGCCATCAATCTTGCTCAAGTCAGCTGTCAGGCTCAAGAAGCGGCGACCCAATGCAGTCACTTTTTCAATTGTCTCTTTGGGTTCAACAATGTTGATACCCACGATATCGCAGCCTGCTTCAGCTAAACCAATCGCCATGCCTTGGCCCAAACCGGTGTCACAGCCAGTAACCAGTGCAATTTTACCTTTCAATTCAAAGGAATCTAAAATCATAGCTAACATCTCTCTCAAGGCGGTCAAAGATTGCCGCGATTTCTATATTGGGGAGAAAACCGCCCAAAGGACGGCTTTGGTTGGTAGAGCCTATCTTTCAGAACATCATCTTGAATGGGCATAACCCAAGTCAGA comes from Yersinia mollaretii ATCC 43969 and encodes:
- the kduD gene encoding 2-dehydro-3-deoxy-D-gluconate 5-dehydrogenase KduD, whose amino-acid sequence is MILDSFELKGKIALVTGCDTGLGQGMAIGLAEAGCDIVGINIVEPKETIEKVTALGRRFLSLTADLSKIDGIPALLERAVAEFGQIDILVNNAGIIRREDAINFSEKDWDDVMNVNIKTVFFMSQAVAKQFIKQGHGGKIINVASMLSYQGGIRVPSYTASKSAVMGVTRLLANEWAKHGINVNAVAPGYMATNNTQQLRKDEERSKEILDRIPAGRWGLPDDLKGPVVFLASKASDYISGYTIAVDGGWLAR